One genomic region from Leptolyngbyaceae cyanobacterium JSC-12 encodes:
- a CDS encoding response regulator with CheY-like receiver domain and winged-helix DNA-binding domain (IMG reference gene:2510097400~PFAM: Response regulator receiver domain) — protein MVSAQTSNVTRNVKILLVEDNDISRQLMTDFLIDFGYDVLSLDKATSFASVMEHFQPNIILLDLKLPEIDGFTLLQQLRQKPEWRQVPTIVVSAFAFHADRQRALELGARRYLVKPVKLMELIEALQAETKF, from the coding sequence ATGGTTTCTGCACAAACTTCTAACGTAACCAGAAATGTAAAGATTCTTCTTGTGGAAGATAATGATATTAGTCGTCAATTAATGACTGACTTCTTAATTGATTTTGGTTATGACGTTTTGAGTTTGGATAAAGCAACTTCGTTCGCGTCGGTTATGGAGCATTTCCAGCCAAATATCATCTTGCTCGATCTCAAACTGCCAGAGATTGACGGGTTTACTTTATTGCAACAACTCCGTCAAAAGCCTGAGTGGCGACAGGTTCCCACAATTGTTGTGTCTGCCTTTGCTTTTCATGCTGATCGGCAGCGTGCCTTGGAGTTAGGTGCTCGGCGTTATTTGGTTAAACCTGTAAAGTTAATGGAGTTGATTGAGGCGCTACAGGCTGAAACGAAATTTTAG
- a CDS encoding hypothetical protein (IMG reference gene:2510097401) — MDMEEFRAQTRSVLEETLNKLQAATLLLNELETQIAETGSTIQTLTQLIETFINGQRTEAEAQSTQTTALEGETSPETPLNS; from the coding sequence ATGGATATGGAAGAATTTCGGGCACAAACTCGCTCTGTTCTGGAGGAGACCTTAAATAAACTCCAGGCTGCAACCTTGTTGCTTAACGAACTAGAAACTCAGATTGCAGAAACAGGCAGCACAATCCAAACCTTGACCCAACTCATCGAAACATTCATCAACGGGCAAAGAACTGAAGCAGAAGCTCAATCTACCCAGACAACTGCGCTTGAAGGTGAAACTTCTCCTGAAACCCCTCTCAATAGTTAA
- a CDS encoding Excinuclease ABC subunit C (IMG reference gene:2510097402~PFAM: UvrB/uvrC motif; UvrC Helix-hairpin-helix N-terminal; GIY-YIG catalytic domain~TIGRFAM: excinuclease ABC, C subunit) — translation MVLAKPLPLVQDPERLENRLSEIPTEPGVYYMKDASDQVLYIGKSKKLRSRIRSYFRDDHYHSPRIGMMVKQVVDIEFIVTDTEAEALALEANLIKQHQPYYNVLLKDDKKYPWLCITWSEDYPRIFITRKKHLGKKADRFYGPYVDVGLLRRTLHLVKRIFPLRQRPQPLFRDRPCLNYDIGRCPGVCQRLIAPEEYHKIVRKVAMVFQGRTDELVEILTAQMEKAADELNFEVAARIRDQIAGIKTLAADQKVALADDTVSRDAIALAADEHHACIQLFQIRAGRLVGRLGFVAEAQSGTCGEILQRVLEEHYQNVDPIEIPAEILVQHELPDGEILAEFLSDTKGRKVSIIQPQRQTKADLLEMVERNASYELARTQRFADRNTQAMQDLAEILDLPDLPRRIEGYDISHIQGSDAVASQVVFIDALPAKQHYRHYKIKTPSVRSGHSDDFASMAEVISRRFRKYAAMKERGEPLRSDQASVLERHVSATSDFPDLIMIDGGKGQLSAVVAVLRDMNLLEDVKVVSLAKQREEIFLPGESLPLNTDAEQPGVQLLRRLRDEAHRFAVSFHRQKRTERMRRSRLDEIPGLGFHRQKQLLATFRSIDYLREATVEQIATVPGIGPRLAQQIYDYFNPKLEDTESEPAKTP, via the coding sequence GTGGTGTTGGCAAAGCCTCTGCCGCTGGTTCAAGATCCGGAGCGTTTAGAAAATCGCTTGAGCGAGATCCCGACTGAACCTGGTGTCTACTACATGAAAGATGCCAGTGATCAGGTTCTTTATATTGGAAAATCAAAAAAGCTGCGATCGCGCATTCGGTCTTACTTCCGAGATGATCACTACCATAGCCCACGCATTGGCATGATGGTAAAGCAGGTCGTAGACATTGAATTCATCGTTACTGACACCGAAGCTGAAGCTCTAGCTCTGGAAGCCAACCTAATTAAGCAGCACCAACCTTATTACAACGTGTTGCTTAAGGATGACAAAAAATACCCGTGGCTTTGCATTACGTGGTCAGAAGATTATCCCCGAATTTTCATTACTCGAAAAAAACATTTAGGTAAAAAAGCTGACCGCTTTTATGGTCCTTATGTTGACGTAGGATTGCTGCGGCGCACACTGCATCTGGTAAAGCGCATCTTTCCGCTGAGGCAACGTCCTCAACCCCTATTTCGCGATCGCCCTTGCCTCAACTACGACATTGGACGCTGTCCTGGAGTCTGTCAGCGGTTGATTGCGCCTGAAGAATACCACAAGATCGTGCGCAAAGTGGCGATGGTATTCCAAGGGCGCACTGATGAATTAGTGGAGATCCTGACTGCCCAAATGGAAAAAGCCGCGGATGAGTTGAACTTTGAGGTGGCGGCACGGATTCGCGATCAAATTGCTGGCATCAAAACCCTGGCGGCTGACCAAAAAGTTGCATTGGCGGATGATACTGTTTCACGAGATGCGATCGCTCTGGCAGCCGATGAGCACCACGCCTGTATTCAACTCTTTCAAATTCGGGCAGGGCGCTTAGTTGGACGGTTGGGATTTGTTGCTGAGGCGCAATCCGGCACCTGTGGTGAAATCTTACAGCGTGTTTTAGAAGAGCATTATCAGAACGTAGACCCAATTGAAATCCCAGCCGAGATTCTGGTGCAGCATGAGCTACCAGACGGTGAAATCTTGGCAGAATTTTTGAGTGACACTAAAGGACGCAAAGTGTCCATTATTCAACCACAGCGTCAGACCAAAGCCGACCTGCTAGAAATGGTAGAGCGCAACGCCAGCTATGAACTGGCTCGTACCCAACGCTTTGCTGATCGCAACACACAAGCAATGCAGGATTTAGCTGAAATTTTAGACCTCCCGGATTTGCCCCGTCGCATTGAAGGATATGACATTTCTCACATTCAAGGCTCCGATGCTGTCGCTTCTCAGGTTGTCTTCATTGATGCGTTGCCTGCCAAACAGCACTATCGCCATTACAAAATCAAAACTCCCAGCGTTCGCTCAGGCCACTCTGATGATTTTGCCTCGATGGCAGAAGTTATCAGTCGCCGTTTTCGCAAATATGCTGCCATGAAAGAACGAGGAGAGCCATTGCGCAGCGATCAGGCATCCGTACTGGAGCGGCATGTGTCAGCAACTTCTGACTTTCCTGATTTGATCATGATTGATGGCGGCAAAGGACAACTTTCTGCCGTTGTGGCGGTACTGCGGGATATGAATTTACTGGAAGATGTGAAAGTGGTTAGTCTGGCAAAACAGCGAGAAGAAATTTTTTTGCCAGGAGAATCACTGCCCCTGAATACCGACGCTGAACAACCAGGGGTGCAACTGCTACGGCGCTTACGAGATGAAGCACACCGCTTTGCTGTAAGTTTTCATCGGCAAAAACGCACCGAACGCATGCGGCGATCGCGCCTGGATGAGATCCCAGGATTAGGCTTTCATCGTCAGAAACAGCTACTTGCCACCTTTCGCTCCATTGATTATCTGCGCGAAGCGACAGTGGAGCAAATTGCAACTGTCCCAGGGATTGGACCCCGATTAGCCCAACAAATTTATGATTACTTTAATCCCAAATTAGAGGACACTGAGTCCGAACCCGCGAAGACACCATAA
- a CDS encoding PAS domain S-box (IMG reference gene:2510097403~PFAM: Stage II sporulation protein E (SpoIIE); PAS fold~TIGRFAM: PAS domain S-box) yields MVSDEQYSLVSENQQLHAEIRRLKQELANLRQTNLELQQALAANDQLHSAVEMALRESEAELRALFAAMTDIVIVKDFNGRYLKIAPTHLDNLYKLPEELLGRTEYEVFPKEIADRFVGYVQTVLTTQQAMTVEFCLPIRGEDRWFSTNIAPLSANSVVWVARDITERKHTEEALIQANQQITLLNERLKQENLRMSAELEVTRRLQQMILPREEELEQIAGLDIAGFMQPAAEVGGDYYDVLQYNGKVKIGIGDVTGHGLESGMVMLMVQTAVRTLIANGETNPIRLLNTVNRLIYDNTRRMQSHKNMTLALLEYEAGILRLSGQHEELIVVRANGDIEQIDTFELGFPLGLESDISQFVTETKIHLNQGDIAVLYTDGIVEAMNVENIQYGLERMYQVLSHHRDRPSADIRQVLIEDLMQHIGTQKVFDDITLLVLKQK; encoded by the coding sequence ATGGTGTCAGACGAACAATACTCTCTAGTATCCGAAAATCAACAGCTCCATGCAGAAATTCGCAGGTTAAAGCAAGAACTTGCAAACCTACGACAAACTAATCTGGAACTGCAACAGGCATTGGCAGCGAATGATCAGCTTCATAGCGCTGTTGAAATGGCGTTGCGAGAATCTGAAGCTGAACTGCGTGCATTATTCGCCGCGATGACAGATATTGTGATCGTGAAAGACTTTAACGGCCGCTACCTCAAAATTGCCCCTACCCACCTGGACAATCTCTATAAACTCCCGGAAGAACTGCTTGGCAGAACTGAATACGAAGTCTTTCCGAAAGAAATTGCTGATCGCTTTGTGGGATACGTTCAAACCGTGCTCACCACTCAGCAGGCGATGACTGTTGAGTTTTGCCTGCCCATACGAGGGGAAGACCGATGGTTTTCAACTAACATCGCTCCCCTATCAGCGAATTCTGTAGTTTGGGTAGCACGAGACATTACTGAGCGCAAACACACAGAAGAAGCCCTGATTCAAGCAAATCAGCAAATCACTCTGCTCAACGAACGCCTCAAGCAAGAAAATCTCCGCATGAGCGCCGAACTAGAAGTTACCCGTCGACTCCAGCAAATGATCTTGCCACGAGAAGAAGAATTAGAACAAATTGCCGGGTTGGATATTGCTGGGTTTATGCAGCCAGCCGCTGAGGTCGGAGGGGATTACTATGACGTGCTGCAATACAATGGCAAAGTCAAAATTGGCATTGGAGATGTGACTGGGCATGGGCTAGAAAGCGGCATGGTGATGTTGATGGTGCAAACGGCTGTGAGAACCCTAATCGCCAATGGTGAAACCAATCCCATTCGATTGCTCAATACAGTGAACCGCTTAATCTATGACAATACCCGTCGAATGCAATCGCACAAAAACATGACCCTGGCATTGTTGGAATACGAAGCAGGCATTCTGCGACTCAGCGGGCAACACGAAGAACTGATTGTGGTTCGAGCAAATGGCGACATTGAACAGATTGACACGTTTGAGCTTGGGTTTCCACTGGGTTTGGAATCTGACATTTCTCAATTTGTCACTGAAACGAAGATTCATCTGAATCAGGGAGATATTGCAGTGCTTTATACGGATGGAATTGTGGAAGCGATGAATGTTGAGAATATTCAATATGGTTTGGAGCGAATGTACCAGGTTCTCAGCCATCACCGCGATCGCCCCAGTGCTGACATTCGCCAGGTATTAATTGAAGACCTGATGCAACACATTGGCACCCAAAAAGTGTTTGATGATATTACATTGTTGGTTCTGAAACAAAAGTAA
- a CDS encoding diguanylate cyclase (GGDEF) domain-containing protein (IMG reference gene:2510097404~PFAM: GGDEF domain~TIGRFAM: diguanylate cyclase (GGDEF) domain), which yields MSNIFLPEESSSLHNLHESIREDSQRLTCDQQSLNEINQLREEIEHLKKTNRDLYIALSTTAEHGDIIEAQLQEVNEQLKVEVEERKRAEATLKALLEAISKRKDDLEIVVQTIMEHGDVMDTQWSQKLTEVNKMATLDALTQIANRRRFDEHLECQWKQMAQERSPLALLLCDIDHFKQFNDAYGHLTGDDCLQQVAAVLNRCVNRPSDLVARFGGEEFAVILPKTDLNGAIRVAERMQSEVAKLQIPHVASLVSSYVTLSIGIACLVPSLFISSDELIRLSDRQLYLAKQLGRDQIVCVPDPSQHSSS from the coding sequence GTGAGCAACATCTTTCTACCAGAAGAGAGTTCTTCTCTTCATAACCTGCATGAATCGATACGAGAAGACAGCCAACGGTTGACCTGTGATCAGCAGTCCTTGAACGAAATTAATCAATTGCGTGAGGAAATTGAACATCTCAAAAAAACAAATCGGGATCTGTATATTGCCCTATCAACAACTGCTGAGCATGGCGACATTATCGAAGCACAGCTACAGGAAGTAAACGAACAATTGAAGGTTGAGGTTGAGGAACGCAAACGCGCAGAAGCAACGCTCAAAGCTTTATTAGAAGCCATCTCGAAACGGAAAGACGACCTGGAAATTGTGGTTCAAACCATCATGGAACACGGCGACGTGATGGATACCCAGTGGTCCCAAAAACTAACCGAAGTAAATAAGATGGCGACCCTGGACGCGCTGACACAGATTGCTAATCGCCGCCGGTTTGATGAACATCTAGAATGCCAATGGAAACAAATGGCACAGGAGCGATCGCCTCTGGCGTTACTCCTGTGTGATATTGACCATTTCAAACAATTCAACGATGCCTATGGTCATCTAACAGGCGACGACTGTCTGCAACAGGTTGCGGCAGTGCTCAATCGGTGTGTCAACCGCCCAAGCGATCTGGTTGCTCGATTCGGTGGAGAAGAATTTGCGGTTATTCTGCCTAAGACTGACCTCAACGGGGCGATCCGGGTCGCTGAGCGAATGCAGTCTGAAGTTGCTAAACTCCAGATTCCTCACGTTGCCTCGTTAGTGAGTAGCTACGTCACACTCAGCATTGGGATTGCTTGCTTAGTCCCCTCTTTGTTCATCTCGTCCGATGAACTGATTCGGCTGAGCGATCGCCAATTGTATCTAGCAAAACAACTGGGAAGAGATCAAATTGTTTGTGTACCTGATCCTAGTCAACACTCTTCGTCATGA
- a CDS encoding hypothetical protein (IMG reference gene:2510097405), whose product MSQAMLVQTFGIVTDPIPASDEYLTLHFSPSSLPRKQRWRNYGLSADFLGDYFAAFFPGDAAPQSKINQRDTVKAAVSYIANELLENAVKYNEDTFHLPISISLYLYQQQIIFHVINYTSQTRAEKYQRFIQELLSSDLDSYYMQQLEKTATGTGDSSMGILTMMNDYAARFGWKFQPVETHMDTARVDVLVYLDV is encoded by the coding sequence ATGAGTCAAGCCATGCTTGTTCAAACGTTTGGCATCGTCACTGATCCAATTCCAGCCAGCGATGAATATTTGACCCTGCACTTTTCTCCCTCCTCCCTTCCTCGTAAACAACGATGGAGAAATTATGGGTTATCTGCTGATTTTTTGGGAGATTACTTTGCGGCTTTCTTTCCAGGAGATGCTGCTCCTCAGAGTAAGATTAACCAACGAGATACTGTAAAAGCTGCTGTATCTTATATTGCGAATGAGCTTTTAGAGAATGCAGTCAAATATAACGAAGATACTTTCCATCTTCCCATCAGTATTTCTCTTTATCTATATCAGCAACAAATCATATTCCATGTAATAAATTACACCAGTCAAACCCGTGCCGAAAAATACCAGCGATTTATTCAAGAACTGTTGAGTTCAGATCTGGATAGCTACTACATGCAACAGTTAGAGAAAACTGCAACGGGGACAGGAGATTCCAGTATGGGTATTTTGACGATGATGAATGACTATGCCGCCAGGTTTGGCTGGAAATTTCAACCGGTAGAGACACACATGGACACCGCTCGTGTAGATGTGTTGGTATATCTAGATGTTTAA
- a CDS encoding hypothetical protein (IMG reference gene:2510097406): MGTLTVEIKTDDYRIWYEPGSATVHFQGLLRLDGMEKYQSIMDILLNVIDQLSALTIDLRELEFLNSSGISMLSMFVVKVRDRGDVQLTFKGSDQVLWQTKSLKNLQRLMPGLVLEFE; the protein is encoded by the coding sequence ATGGGAACTCTTACTGTGGAAATTAAAACTGACGATTATAGAATTTGGTATGAGCCAGGCTCCGCAACAGTCCACTTTCAGGGGTTACTGCGGTTAGATGGAATGGAAAAATATCAGTCCATCATGGATATTTTGCTGAATGTTATTGATCAACTTTCAGCACTCACAATTGACTTGCGTGAATTGGAATTTTTGAACAGTTCAGGAATTAGCATGTTATCAATGTTTGTTGTGAAAGTGCGAGACAGAGGCGACGTACAGCTTACATTCAAAGGTTCAGACCAGGTACTTTGGCAAACAAAATCGCTAAAAAACTTGCAACGGTTGATGCCCGGTCTGGTATTGGAATTTGAGTAG
- a CDS encoding Excinuclease ABC subunit A (IMG reference gene:2510097407~PFAM: ABC transporter~TIGRFAM: excinuclease ABC, A subunit), with protein sequence MFLSIPMSKRRNGSDRSTPTSQNGHATYNPLLQDNIRIRGARQHNLKNIDLELPRNRLIVFTGVSGSGKSSLAFDTIFAEGQRRYVESLSAYARQFLGQVDKPDVDAIEGLSPAISIDQKSTSHNPRSTVGTVTEIYDYLRLLFGRAGEPHCPHCDRSIAPQTIDQMSDRIMELPDRTRFQILAPVIRGKKGTHKKLLSSLSAEGFVRVRIDGEVRELSDSIELDKNQAHTIEIVVDRLVKKPGIEERLIDSLSTCLKHSGGIAVIDIVPEEGASSQDSGKVVELPIGKTLRVAEKGGNYGDAATTDASLSAPLIFSENFACPEHGAVMEELSPRLFSFNSPYGACPACHGLGSHRRFAPELVVPKPELPVYAAIAPWSDKDNTYYLSLLCSVANAYGFDIQTPWKDLTEEQQHVLLYGSKEPIWIEVDSRYRESKGYNRRYEGALPLLERQYQEASSDVYKQKLEQYLVDQPCDVCQGKRLKPEALAVRLGQFRLTDLTSVSIQECLNRVNAMQLSPRQVQIGDLVLREIKARLQFLLDVGLDYLTLDRPAMTLSGGEAQRIRLATQIGSGLTGVLYVLDEPSIGLHQRDNSRLLRTLTKLRDLGNTLIVVEHDEETIRAADHLVDIGPGAGIHGGQIVAQGGLDDILNTQESLTGAYLSGRQVIQTPGQRRPGNGRSLHLRNAHRNNLKNIDVEIPLGKLVCVTGVSGSGKSTLINELLYPALQHHFGSKVPFPKEIDKIDGLNALDKVIVIDQSPIGRTPRSNPATYTGVFDVIRDVFAETVEAKARGYKPGQFSFNVKGGRCEACAGQGVNVIEMNFLPDVYVQCEVCKGARYNRETLQVKFKGKSIADVLGMTVEEALEFCKNIPQAAARLQTLVDVGLGYVRLGQTAPTLSGGEAQRVKLATELSRRATGKTLYLIDEPTTGLSFYDVHKLLDVMQRLVDKGNSILVIEHNLDVIRCSDWLIDLGPEGGDRGGEIIAIGTPEDVAENPHSYTGQYLKQVLQQYPPILCTA encoded by the coding sequence ATGTTTCTATCGATTCCTATGTCTAAACGCCGCAACGGATCGGATCGTTCAACACCGACTTCGCAGAACGGTCATGCTACTTACAATCCCCTCTTGCAAGACAATATCCGGATTCGCGGCGCACGACAGCACAATCTGAAAAATATTGACCTGGAATTACCCCGCAATCGCCTGATTGTATTTACCGGAGTTTCGGGATCCGGTAAGTCATCCCTAGCGTTTGACACAATCTTTGCAGAAGGACAACGCCGCTATGTGGAGTCGCTCAGTGCCTACGCTCGCCAGTTTTTGGGGCAGGTAGATAAGCCGGATGTCGATGCCATTGAAGGGCTAAGTCCTGCCATTTCGATTGATCAAAAATCCACTTCTCACAATCCTCGCTCTACAGTGGGGACGGTTACTGAAATTTACGACTACTTGCGGCTGCTGTTTGGGCGAGCAGGTGAACCCCATTGTCCCCATTGTGATCGCTCGATCGCACCTCAAACAATCGATCAAATGAGCGATCGCATCATGGAATTGCCAGATCGCACCCGATTCCAAATTCTGGCTCCCGTGATTCGCGGCAAGAAAGGCACTCATAAAAAATTGCTTTCTAGCCTCAGTGCTGAAGGCTTTGTGCGGGTACGAATTGATGGGGAAGTGCGAGAACTGAGCGACTCGATCGAACTCGACAAAAATCAGGCTCACACTATTGAAATTGTGGTAGACCGCCTGGTCAAAAAACCAGGAATTGAAGAACGCTTAATCGACTCCCTTTCCACCTGCCTCAAGCATTCCGGCGGGATTGCTGTAATTGATATTGTGCCAGAAGAAGGAGCCAGCAGTCAGGATTCTGGCAAGGTTGTGGAATTGCCCATTGGGAAAACTCTGAGAGTCGCGGAAAAAGGCGGCAACTACGGCGACGCCGCGACTACCGATGCCTCCCTTTCTGCACCCCTCATTTTCTCCGAAAACTTTGCCTGTCCTGAACACGGTGCCGTGATGGAGGAACTTTCTCCCCGGTTATTCTCCTTCAACTCACCCTACGGTGCTTGCCCCGCTTGTCACGGGTTAGGCAGTCATCGCAGATTTGCACCTGAATTGGTTGTGCCTAAGCCAGAGCTACCAGTGTATGCGGCGATCGCACCCTGGTCTGATAAAGACAACACCTACTACCTTTCCCTGCTGTGCAGCGTCGCCAATGCCTACGGGTTCGATATCCAGACACCCTGGAAAGACCTGACAGAGGAACAACAGCACGTTCTACTGTATGGCTCCAAAGAACCGATTTGGATTGAAGTAGACTCTCGCTATCGAGAGAGTAAAGGCTACAATCGCCGCTACGAAGGTGCCTTGCCTTTGTTAGAACGCCAATATCAGGAAGCCAGTTCCGATGTATATAAGCAAAAGCTAGAACAATACCTGGTCGATCAACCCTGCGACGTGTGCCAGGGTAAACGACTAAAACCCGAAGCCCTTGCCGTCCGCCTGGGGCAGTTTCGTCTTACTGATCTCACCAGCGTCTCGATTCAAGAATGTCTCAACCGGGTCAATGCAATGCAACTCAGCCCCCGACAAGTACAAATTGGGGATTTAGTATTGCGGGAAATTAAAGCTCGGTTGCAGTTTTTACTGGATGTCGGTTTAGATTATCTTACCCTCGATCGCCCGGCCATGACCCTTTCTGGTGGGGAAGCGCAACGGATTCGACTGGCGACTCAAATTGGCTCTGGACTGACAGGAGTACTTTACGTCCTAGATGAACCTAGCATTGGGTTGCACCAGCGCGATAATTCTCGCTTGCTCCGAACCCTGACAAAACTGCGAGATTTGGGGAATACACTGATTGTAGTTGAGCATGATGAAGAAACCATTCGAGCCGCCGACCATTTAGTAGATATTGGTCCTGGTGCTGGAATTCATGGTGGGCAGATCGTTGCTCAGGGCGGATTGGACGATATTTTAAACACGCAAGAGTCTTTGACAGGGGCATACTTGTCAGGACGACAAGTGATTCAAACCCCGGGGCAACGCCGACCTGGCAATGGGCGATCGCTCCACCTTCGGAACGCCCACCGTAACAACCTGAAAAACATCGATGTTGAAATTCCCTTAGGAAAACTAGTATGTGTCACAGGAGTATCCGGTTCTGGCAAGTCAACCCTGATCAACGAACTCCTCTATCCTGCCTTGCAGCACCACTTCGGCAGCAAAGTCCCATTTCCTAAAGAAATCGACAAAATTGATGGCTTAAACGCACTCGACAAAGTCATTGTGATTGACCAATCCCCCATTGGGCGCACACCCCGCTCCAACCCTGCCACTTATACAGGTGTTTTTGATGTCATTCGGGATGTGTTCGCTGAGACTGTTGAGGCAAAAGCCAGAGGCTACAAACCAGGGCAGTTTTCATTCAATGTAAAAGGAGGACGCTGCGAAGCGTGTGCTGGGCAAGGGGTCAACGTCATTGAAATGAACTTCTTGCCGGATGTATATGTGCAGTGCGAGGTGTGTAAAGGGGCACGCTACAACCGAGAAACACTGCAAGTCAAGTTTAAGGGCAAGTCGATCGCAGATGTATTGGGGATGACAGTTGAAGAAGCCCTGGAGTTTTGCAAAAACATTCCTCAAGCTGCTGCCCGATTACAAACGTTGGTAGATGTGGGTTTGGGCTATGTTCGGCTGGGACAAACGGCACCAACTCTATCCGGTGGAGAGGCTCAACGAGTAAAATTAGCAACTGAACTGTCTCGACGGGCAACAGGCAAAACCCTGTATCTGATTGATGAACCTACTACAGGACTATCGTTCTACGATGTTCACAAGCTGCTTGATGTAATGCAACGCCTAGTCGATAAGGGCAATTCCATTTTGGTGATTGAGCACAATTTAGATGTTATTCGTTGCTCTGATTGGTTGATTGATCTGGGACCAGAAGGGGGCGATCGGGGTGGGGAAATCATTGCGATTGGGACACCTGAAGACGTTGCAGAAAATCCACACTCTTACACTGGTCAATACCTGAAACAGGTACTCCAACAGTATCCGCCCATTCTCTGCACAGCTTAA
- a CDS encoding carbonic anhydrase (IMG reference gene:2510097408~PFAM: Carbonic anhydrase), producing MKKLIRGLREFKDSYVSSHREFLEQLAHGQKPRVLFITCSDSRIVPSLITQTEPGEIFVIRNAGNIIPPFGAANGGEGAAVEYAIHALGIEQIIVCGHSHCGAMKGLLQIGKLEEEMPLVYEWLRHADATRRLVQENYPNYSEDELLEIAIAENVLTQIENLKTYPVVHSRLYQGKLHIYGWVYLIETGEVLAFDPVTHSYVPPQTQLEEPGQPGQYRVTHAPPVACDVPPYDPEELSSTTPQVAPVSQVISTHTSPTSNGSRSFQNPPGGISWLSPEQAERIYRGSKK from the coding sequence ATGAAAAAACTGATTCGGGGTCTGCGTGAATTCAAAGATTCTTATGTTTCAAGTCATCGAGAATTTCTTGAGCAGTTAGCTCATGGTCAAAAACCCAGAGTTCTCTTCATCACCTGCTCAGACTCACGGATTGTCCCTAGTTTAATCACCCAAACTGAACCAGGTGAAATTTTCGTAATTCGCAATGCTGGAAACATCATCCCGCCATTTGGTGCTGCTAATGGAGGAGAAGGGGCTGCTGTTGAATATGCGATTCATGCGTTGGGGATTGAGCAAATCATTGTGTGTGGACATTCTCACTGTGGCGCAATGAAAGGGTTGCTGCAAATTGGCAAGTTAGAAGAGGAAATGCCACTTGTTTATGAATGGTTGCGCCATGCTGATGCGACTCGCCGTCTGGTGCAAGAAAACTATCCCAACTACTCAGAAGATGAACTGTTGGAAATTGCGATCGCAGAGAACGTTCTGACCCAAATTGAAAACCTCAAAACGTACCCCGTTGTACACTCTCGACTGTACCAGGGCAAGCTGCATATTTACGGTTGGGTCTATCTTATTGAAACTGGAGAAGTTTTGGCATTCGATCCAGTCACTCATAGCTATGTTCCCCCCCAAACTCAGCTTGAAGAACCTGGACAACCAGGTCAATATCGTGTAACCCATGCGCCCCCCGTTGCCTGTGATGTTCCGCCTTATGATCCGGAGGAATTATCTTCAACCACACCTCAAGTGGCACCAGTATCCCAGGTCATTTCCACCCATACATCTCCAACCTCTAATGGCAGTCGCAGTTTCCAAAATCCACCAGGTGGCATTTCCTGGCTATCACCAGAGCAAGCTGAGCGAATTTATCGAGGATCAAAAAAATAA